CAAAAAAAATGAGTAATGAATTTTTTGAATACAAATAAGTTGAAAATATTTGCAAAATAACTTTAAGTTGTGTTAATAATATTTATATGTGTAATAAAAAATAGGTATTAATCGTAAGAAATGTTATTTTTACGCTCGATTTAAAATATTCAAGAAATTAATATTATTAAGATAATGAAAAAAGTTTTATTAGGTGCATTTTTGGCAGGAGCAAGTCTCTTGACCAATGCACAAAAAATTGATTACGAGGAGTATGATTTATCTAATGGGTTGCATGTAATTTTGCACAAAGATACTTCTGCACCTACGGTAATCACTTCGGTAATGTATCATGTGGGAGCCAAGGACGAGCGACCAGACAGAACAGGTTTTGCACACTTTTTTGAGCACCTTTTGTTTGAAGGGACCGAGAACATTAAGCGTGGCGAGTGGTTTAAAATAGTTTCTTCTAATGGAGGACAAGTGAACGCCAACACCACAGACGACCGTACTTATTATTACGAAATTTTCCCTTCAAATAACTTGAAATTGGCTCTATGGATGGAATCAGAAAGAATGTTCCACCCAGTGATAAACCAAATTGGGGTAGATACCCAAAACGAGGTGGTGAAAGAAGAAAAGCGTATGCGTGTGGACAATCAGCCATATGGCAATCTTTTCAAAGCAGTTAAAGAAAATATGTTCGAAAAACACCCATACAAGCACACTACCATTGGAGAAATGGAACATTTGGATGCGGCAACTTTAGATGAATTTAAAGCCTTTTTTAAAAAATATTATATTCCAAATAATGCAGTGCTTATCGTAGCGGGGGATTTTGATGAAACGCAAGCCAAAAAATGGATCCAAGAGTATTTTGGAGATATTCCTGCAGGACCATCCATTGAGCGCTCTCATATTCAAGAGGCTCCCTTTAAAGCGCAGAAACAAGCTAAATTCTATGATCCAAATATCCAAGCTCCAATGTATATTTTGGCTTTTAGAACACCAAGTATGAAGGACAGAGATGCTTATGTTCTAGACATGATTTCTCAAATTTTAAGTGGAGGGAAAACTGCCAGATTATATAAAAATATGGTAGACAAAAATAAATTAGCCTTGGAAGTATCGTCTTTTAATTATGGGCAAGAAGATTACGGGACATATCTATTTTATGGCATTCCTATTGGAAAAACAAGCAAGGAACAAATCTTGAAAGCTTTTGAAAAAGAAATCAAAGATTTGCAAACCAATCTGATCTCTGAAAGAGAATACCAGAAAGTCGAAAACTCTTTTGAAAATTCATTTGTAAATAAAAATAAAAATATCTCTGGAGTGGCAAGCTCATTAGCTACCAACTATATGTTGTATGGCGACACCTCGTTAATCAACAAAGAAATAGAAATTTACAGATCAATTACGAGAGAAGAAATTAGAGAGGTTGCAAGAAAATATTTTAACTTAAATCAATCTTTGGTTTTGGAATATTTACCAGAACAAAATAATGACAAAAAATAAACCATGAAAAAATTATCAATCGCAATACTTTCCGCTTTGCTTGTTACTGCTTGTACTTCAACTAAACAAGCTGCAACAGAAAAAGCCGCAGAACCTAAAACAACAACCAAGGTGAACACAGGAATAGATCGCTCCGTAAGACCTACGCCAGGCCCTGCGCCAAAAGTGAAAATCACTAAGCCAGAAGAGTTTAAATTAGCCAATGGATTGCATGTAATGGTGGTAGAAAACCACAAATTGCCATCTGTGAGCTTCTACTTGTCTATGGATAATCCGCCATTGTTGCAAGGAGATAAGAAAGGTGTTTCTCAAATGCTAAGTGCCATTATGGGAAACGGAACTTCAAAGATTTCCAAAGACGATTTCAACGAAGAGTTAGAATTTTATGGTGCTAATGCTAGTGTATATGCCTCTGGGGCGAGTGCTACTACGCTTACTCGCTATTTCCCTAAAGTTTTTGATTTAGTAATCAGTGCGGCATTAGACCCTCGTCTGTCTAAAACAGAATTTGAAAAAGAAAAGGAAAAAGCCTTGGAAAATCTTAGAATTTCTGAGAAAAATGTTCAGAGTGTTGCAAACAATCTTCGTTCTGCTTTGGCTTTTGGTAAAAATCACCCTTATGGTGAGTTTACAACCGAAAAAACATTAAAAAATGTATCTTTCAAAGATGTGAAAAACTATTATAACAAATATTTTTCACCAGAAAACGCTTATTTAGTGGTAGTAGGAGATGTTACTTTGGCCCAAGTTAAGAAGTTAGTAGAAAAAGATTTAGCTTCTTGGAAGCCAAAAGGCATCAAAAAAGTAAATTATGCTAAGCCTCAAAATTTACCAAATGTGCAAATCGATTTCATTGATATGCCAAATGCCGTGCAAACCGAAATTGCAGCTTTGAATGTGGTAGACTTAAAAATCAAAGACAAAGACTATTTCGCCGCCGTTTTAGCTAATAAAATTTTAGGTGGAGGAGGAGAAGCTAGATTATTTCTTAACTTAAGAGAAGCACATGGATGGACTTATGGTGCTTATTCAGATATCTCTCCTGATAAGGAAATAGGTAGTTTTAGTGCAACTGCAGCTGTGCGTAATGCCGTGACCGATAGTGCTGTGGTGGAAATGATGAATGAAATTAGAAAAATTGGAAAAGAACCAGTAACTCAAGACGAGTTAGATAGAGCAAAAGCTACTTACATAGGGTCTTTTGTAATGAATGCACAAAAACCAAGCGTTA
This Ornithobacterium rhinotracheale DNA region includes the following protein-coding sequences:
- a CDS encoding M16 family metallopeptidase — protein: MKKVLLGAFLAGASLLTNAQKIDYEEYDLSNGLHVILHKDTSAPTVITSVMYHVGAKDERPDRTGFAHFFEHLLFEGTENIKRGEWFKIVSSNGGQVNANTTDDRTYYYEIFPSNNLKLALWMESERMFHPVINQIGVDTQNEVVKEEKRMRVDNQPYGNLFKAVKENMFEKHPYKHTTIGEMEHLDAATLDEFKAFFKKYYIPNNAVLIVAGDFDETQAKKWIQEYFGDIPAGPSIERSHIQEAPFKAQKQAKFYDPNIQAPMYILAFRTPSMKDRDAYVLDMISQILSGGKTARLYKNMVDKNKLALEVSSFNYGQEDYGTYLFYGIPIGKTSKEQILKAFEKEIKDLQTNLISEREYQKVENSFENSFVNKNKNISGVASSLATNYMLYGDTSLINKEIEIYRSITREEIREVARKYFNLNQSLVLEYLPEQNNDKK
- a CDS encoding M16 family metallopeptidase — its product is MKKLSIAILSALLVTACTSTKQAATEKAAEPKTTTKVNTGIDRSVRPTPGPAPKVKITKPEEFKLANGLHVMVVENHKLPSVSFYLSMDNPPLLQGDKKGVSQMLSAIMGNGTSKISKDDFNEELEFYGANASVYASGASATTLTRYFPKVFDLVISAALDPRLSKTEFEKEKEKALENLRISEKNVQSVANNLRSALAFGKNHPYGEFTTEKTLKNVSFKDVKNYYNKYFSPENAYLVVVGDVTLAQVKKLVEKDLASWKPKGIKKVNYAKPQNLPNVQIDFIDMPNAVQTEIAALNVVDLKIKDKDYFAAVLANKILGGGGEARLFLNLREAHGWTYGAYSDISPDKEIGSFSATAAVRNAVTDSAVVEMMNEIRKIGKEPVTQDELDRAKATYIGSFVMNAQKPSVIANQALQIQTQGLPDDFYENFIKNISAVTLEEVQAVAKKYFGADNSRIVVVGKAEDVLPGLEKLGYPINFYNRFGEKTGNPLKNQVALPAGLTAQKVLADYVQAIGGMQKVKNIKSVKATFTLEGAAPQPLEGEVLYYEPNLEKTVLKMNGAVIVTTIFDGKVEKTSGMMGNSEKSGKDVAEKAAKKGIVPQAFYTNKEEKLVGTTTIDGKLAYKVEVPVGDLKTYEYYDAKSKLLVQNSVSVDTPQGPMEIITSYKDYKSVDGVKFAFVVTQEVAGQKIVTTMKKMEVNKDVKLADFK